GGAGTGACTCGTCGAGCATGGTGGGCGCGGCCTCCGATCGCCGGTACGGGCGGGGGGAACGCCGGGCGGTGCCGGGACGGGCCCGGCGGCGCCCGGTCAGGCGGAGCTGGGGGTGCCGCCCATGACCTGCGGGCCATGGGGGCGGGCCTCGTCGACGAGGAGAACGGGGATGCCGTCCCGGACGGGGTAGGCGAGGCCGCAGTCGCCGGAGGTGCAGAGCAGCTCGGGCTCGGCGGCGGAGTCCGCAGGGTCTCCGGTGCGGTCCTCGAGGGGAGCATGGCACGCCGGGCAGGCAAGGATCTGGATCAGGCTGGCGTCGACCGGCATGGAGACTGCTCCTTCGGGGTGGTTACGGCTTGGCCAGCGTACCGCCGGACCGGGGGCGGGGGCGTGCTCCGCGGGATTCGGGGTGGTGGGAGGAGTGCCGGGCGGCAGGGACGGTGCTCCTGCCGCCCGGAACCCACCGGAGCCTGCCTCCGGCCCGGCACCCGGCCCGGCGCGGCCCGTGCCGGGACTCAGGCGCGGATGATCGCCAGTGCCTCGTCGCGGGTCCGTTCGGCGGTCTGGGTGTCGCGGGCCTCGACGTTCAGCCGGAGCAGTGGCTCGGTGTTGGAGGCGCGGACGTTGAACCACCAGTTGTCGGCGGTGACGGTCAGTCCGTCCAGCTCGTCGAGGGTGACGCCCTCGCGGTTCTCGTAGGCCGCCTTGATCGCGGCGAGCCGGCCGGCCTGGTCGTCGACGGTGCTGTTGATCTCGCCGGAGGCCGCGTAGCGGTCGTACTGCGCGACCAGCTGGGAGAGCGGTCCTTCCTGGCCGCCGAGGGCCGCCAGGACGTGCATCGCGGCGAGCATGCCGGTGTCGGCGTTCCAGAAGTCGCGGAAGTAGTAGTGCGCGGAGTGCTCGCCGCCGAAGATCGCGCCGGTCTTGGCCATCTCCTCCTTGATGAAGGAGTGCCCGACGCGGGTGCGGACCGGCTTGCCGCCGTTCTCCTTGACGACCTCCGGCACCGACCAGGAGGTGATCAGGTTGTGGATGACCGTGCCGCCGGGGTGCTTGGCCAGCTCGCGGGCGGCGACCAGGGCGGTGATCGCGGACGGCGGGACCGGGTCGCCGTTCTCGTCGACGACGAAGCAGCGGTCGGCGTCGCCGTCGAAGGCGAGGCCCAGGTCGGCGCCGGTCTCGCGCACCCGTGCCTGGAGGTCGACGATGTTCTTGGGATCCAGCGGGTTGGCCTCGTGGTTGGGGAACGAGCCGTCCAACTCGAAGTACATCGCGTCCAGTTCGAGCGGCAGGCCGTCGAAGACGGTCGGTACGGTGTGCCCGCCCATGCCGTTGCCCGCGTCCACCACGACCTTCAGCGGGCGGATGCCGCTCAGGTCCACCAGGCCGCGCAAGTGGGCGGCGTAGTCGCCGAGGACGTCGCGTTGGGTGACGGTGCCCGGTTGGGCGGCCGGCTTCGGGGCGCCCTCGTCGGACCACCGCTCGACCAGCGCGCGGATATCGGCGAGACCGGTGTCCTGGCCGACCGGCGCCGCGCCCGCGCGGCACATCTTGATGCCGTTGTACTGGGCGGGGTTGTGCGAGGCGGTGAACATGGCGCCGGGCAGGCCCAGTGCGCCGCTGGCGAAGTACAGCTCGTCGGTCGAGCAGAGACCGATCTCCGTGACGTCCGCGCCGCGGGCCGCGGCGCCGCGGGCGAAGGCCCCGGACAGGCCGGGCGAGGAGGGCCGCATGTCGTGCCCGATCACGATCGCGTCCGCGGCGGTGATCTCTGCGAAGGCCGCCCCGAACAGCTCGGCCAGCGCCTCGTCCCACTGGGTGGGGACGACGCCGCGCACGTCGTACGCCTTCACGATCTGCGACAGATCAGTCACAGCCAGCCCTCCTGGAGAGTCTCTACGGACTTCCAACCTACCCGGGCTGCTCCGCATGTGGGCCGTGCATCTCTGCCATTGCCGGGCGCGGCGCCGCTGCCGGTCGGGTCCGCCGTGCGGGGCGGGCGGCGGGCCGTCGCCGCGGGGCCGCGAGCGGGCCCAAAAGGGCCGCCCCGCTCAGGAATCCGGCGAGCGCAGCACCCGTAGATGGCCTCGGCGGGCGACTTCCATGGGGTGGGTGTCGCGGTCGCCGGGGTGGGGGGAGCCGCCGGCGCCTGCGGCGCGTTCCTGGGGGCGGGCCGCCTCGCGTACGGCGTTCGCCAGGGCTTCGAGGTCGTCGCCGCTGGGACGGGGCGGACCGGAGTCGAGGGCGAGGCGGACAACTTCCCAGCCGCGGGGCGCGGTCAGCCGCTCGGAGTGCTCGGCGCACAGGTCGTAGCAGTGCGGTTCAGCGTAAGTCGCGAGCGGTCCGAGCACGGCGGTCGAATCCGCATAGACGTACGTCAGCGTTGCGACGGCGGGGCGGCCGCACGCAGTGCGCGAACAGCGACGTACAGGGCTCACGACGTTGGACGGTACCGCACTCTTGAGCGGGCCGCGACGACTCTCCCCAGGCTCACCCAACCGTGTCGTCCCGCTTCGTCCGATGCGTCTGACCTGCACCCGCTCGACCTGACCTGAGCCGGGTGCGCCGGGACGGACGGCGCGCGGCGAAGAATCCCGTCACGACCCGATACATTTCCTGCCATTCCGCCGTCGATCTGCGATCTCATGCGGGGAGGCAAACGAACTCGACGCGGACAGGTCCGGTCAGCCGGCGACATGCCACGTCTTGCCGCGCTCCCCGGTGCCCGGCGGTGCTCGACGGCTACGCTCGATCCTGATGGACAGTCCCGTACCTCCCCGACCGGCACAGCCGCGGACCCGCCGCCGCGACCGCCACGGCCGCGGCATGCGCGGCCCGATCGCGCCGCCCCAGGTGCCGCTGTCGGTGACCCGCGCCGACGCGTTCGTGGATCTCGTCTATGACTCCCGGGACCGGCTGGAGCGGCGCTGGACGCAGCTCTCCCAGGTCGATTTCCTGGTCCTGGAGGTGCCCGGTTTTGGG
This Streptomyces decoyicus DNA region includes the following protein-coding sequences:
- a CDS encoding Trm112 family protein; its protein translation is MPVDASLIQILACPACHAPLEDRTGDPADSAAEPELLCTSGDCGLAYPVRDGIPVLLVDEARPHGPQVMGGTPSSA
- a CDS encoding phosphomannomutase/phosphoglucomutase → MTDLSQIVKAYDVRGVVPTQWDEALAELFGAAFAEITAADAIVIGHDMRPSSPGLSGAFARGAAARGADVTEIGLCSTDELYFASGALGLPGAMFTASHNPAQYNGIKMCRAGAAPVGQDTGLADIRALVERWSDEGAPKPAAQPGTVTQRDVLGDYAAHLRGLVDLSGIRPLKVVVDAGNGMGGHTVPTVFDGLPLELDAMYFELDGSFPNHEANPLDPKNIVDLQARVRETGADLGLAFDGDADRCFVVDENGDPVPPSAITALVAARELAKHPGGTVIHNLITSWSVPEVVKENGGKPVRTRVGHSFIKEEMAKTGAIFGGEHSAHYYFRDFWNADTGMLAAMHVLAALGGQEGPLSQLVAQYDRYAASGEINSTVDDQAGRLAAIKAAYENREGVTLDELDGLTVTADNWWFNVRASNTEPLLRLNVEARDTQTAERTRDEALAIIRA
- a CDS encoding DUF3499 domain-containing protein; the protein is MGEPGESRRGPLKSAVPSNVVSPVRRCSRTACGRPAVATLTYVYADSTAVLGPLATYAEPHCYDLCAEHSERLTAPRGWEVVRLALDSGPPRPSGDDLEALANAVREAARPQERAAGAGGSPHPGDRDTHPMEVARRGHLRVLRSPDS